AGTTTGCTTTCGACCTCAGTCTCATTGCGACACAGATTCGGATCAAAGCTCAACTCTACGAACCTCAGCGATCGTTGTTACCTCCCTAGAATACCTTACACGCCAGGGATAGGGCACCCCAAAAGTCACAGACTATTTGTAAAAATTGTAAAAATAAGTTAAGAAGTTAAGAAGTTAACGATTCGCATCGATCGATAGGCTAGCGATATGCTGGACACAGGTGATTAATGTCTAAACTGTTTGCCAAGATCAACAACTATCCATGAACTATTAATAGTAACAGGGACGATTAATGGCTGCCGCTCAATCACTGGCAGGCAGAGGTAGCATTCGCATTCACCTTTGCCGTCAACCCCTGATTCATCCTATCTGCGATCGGCTCAGGGAACGGATGCGATCGTTCAGGCACATCTCTGGATCGATCGCACGCCGTTGCTTGTGGCTTGCGATTGCGATGGTTAGCCTCAGCCTTTGCCTTGCCGCCTGTGCCACACCACCAACCCCTAACCCACCGTCCTCACCTAATTTGGAGGTGCCTATGCAACTCATCAGCCCCGTTTTTCACAGCCAAGGCTCTATTCCCCCCCAATACACCTGCGATGGTCAAGACCTCTCCCCGCCCCTGCGCTGGGATGACGTGCCCACCGCCACCCAAAGCCTTGCCTTGATTTGTGATGATCCCGATGCCCCTGGCAGGACTTTCGTCCATTGGGTCGTTTTTAACTTGCCTGCCGATTGCCGGAGCCTGCCGGAAGGCGTCCCCAACACGCCCACCCTGAGTGAAGGGGGTAGCCAGGGTATCAACGATTTTGGCAAACTGGGCTACGGCGGGCCGTGTCCACCCAGGGGGAGCCATCGCTATTTCTTCAAACTCTACGCCCTCGATCGCGTCCTCGATCTGCAACCGGGTGCCACCAAAAGCCAGGTGAGCGCTGCCATGCAGGATCATATTTTGGCGGAGGCCCAACTCATGGGCTACTACGAGCGATCGCGCTAACGGCTCAACCTACTGCCTCAGAACAAGAATCAGAACAAGAGATCGAGATTCAACTGGCGGAGGTCCACGGTATAGAGACACCCACTATGGGTCGTCTCGTCCCAAGTTGCCAGGAGCAAGCCATGCTTACCAAAGCAGGTGATTGCAGTTGGTTGGCCTGGTCCTGCTATCTGTCCTATTTCCTGTCCTGATCCATCTAGAAACAATAAGGTCCCCGCTGTATCCGCCAGGACATACCCCCAAGGGGCCGCCGCTACCAGCTTGGGGATGATCGCCACCGGCAACCGCATCACGCGGAAGGGCTTAAGGTCTAAGACCAAAAGTGATGCTGGATATGGACCATACTCTAGTGGACACGCCATCTTGAGACAAGTGTCGACGGCTAACGATTCGTAGGTCATCAACCGGTAGGGCTTGATTCCCTGGAAGAATCTCCCGGTCATCACGGGCACATTCAGACTGCCCAACAAACGCCCGCGGCGATTAAAGACTTCAAACCGGGATGCCTGGGCGCGATGGCGGTACGAAATGGCTACCCCGTGAGCTGAGTCTAGCGGAATAATCTGGGCAATCTGGGACGCCCGACATTCTAGATTACGCTGCGGGGTTAAGCTTGGCCAAGGCCACAGCCATAAAGGACTTTTGGGCGTACTCGGTAGTAGGGGAGCCGCCGCCAGCCAGTAGCCGTGGGGATCAATGGCGATCGCCGAATCCGTTTCCTGCGACAGCACACACCGGGGGTAAACTAGGATGGTTTCCAAGCTAGTTGAGGGCATCCGGCCAGCAGGGGCGGGAAAAGGAATGTGGTAAAGCCCTTGGGCCGTGATTGCAAAACAGTCTCCGGACGGCTGGGCGAGATATCTACCCTGGAAAATCGTCAAGGATTGGGCTGGCATTGGTAAGTGACAAACCGATCGCTGCACCTCTTGGCCCGTCAGCAAACCCGGCATAAATGTGCGGCAGTAGACCCACTGGCGCGACAGGCAGTAAAGGGTTTCCGTAGCCCCCTGCTGGGGTGTCGCGGGCAGGAACTGGACACGTAGGTCACAAATTGGTGCCTTCAGGGGTTCCTGGCGCAGGGCGGTAAAGGTCAAGTGCAGGGGTGAAGGGAGGTCTGTGGGGGATGCGGTTGCCAGGGCCGCCGCTGGGGCAGCAACCGGCTGGTGGGGAAGCCGGCAAAAGAGGGGAACCGTCGAGGCCGCCGTGCCTATGTCCAGGGACCAACCGGTAGCCTGGGCTGCCGATCGCAAATCCGCCAGCATTTCCGCCGCCGAGTGGAAGCGGCGTCCCATCAGCTTTTGTAACGCCTTACGAATCACGCCCTGGAGCGGTTCCGGGATAAAGGCAGGAATTTGGACCGGTCGATTCAAATGAGCTGACATTAAATCCGCCGGTGTTCCGGAGAAGGGGCGTTCGCCCACCAATAGCTCAAACAAAATAATGCCAACAGCATAGAGATCCGACGCCGGCGAATACTGACCATAGAAGCGCTCCGGCGCCATATAGGCCGGCGACCCGGTCGTATTAAAATCCTGATGTAAATCCTGACTCAGTTGGGCAATGCCAAAGTCCGAAATCCGTCCCAACCACCCCGTCGGTTGGATCTGGAGGAGGATATTTTCCGGTTTAATGTCACAGTGGACAATCCCCCGACTGTGGGCATGTTCCAACCCCAACAAAATATCCATCACCAGCTTGAGACTATGGGCTGGGTGCAGGCGAGCCTCCTCCAGGATCAGATTGCGCAGGGTGCCACTTTCACAGTAGTCCATGACCAGGTAGCGCCCATTAGCCGTATGTTCCAGCGCCTGACAGGTCACGATATTCGGATGCTGAAGACTCAGGAGAAATCGCAACTCCCGCAGGAATTTGTGCGTGGGAAAGCGCTCGTGCTTCAGTTCCTTGAGGGCGACCATCTGCCCCGACTTGCGATGAATGGCACAAAAAACGCGACCAAACTGCCCCTGCCCAACTAACCCTAAGAGCCGATAGTTGGAAATACGGATACTTCTGGCATAGAGGTTACCTGCCATTCAGGGTGAAGAATGATTGCTTGCCAAGTCTATTCTGCCTAATCGATAGCTTGATTAGCGTTACTACCGTTATTGTGCCCCCTTAACCTCTAGCTTTCACCACATAGGGACTTCATAATGGCAGCGTGATCCATGTTCTGATTGACCATCTCCTCAGCTGCCAGTAGGCGATCGCGTAACCCCAGCACAAAGATATTACACTCTGCCCCCAGGGACTCGCAGGCGGTTTGGACGCAGTGGAGGTCCCGGCCCGTCAGTTGGCTAAAGAAGGCACTCAGTACCCCCGCCTCCAGAAAACACACTGGACGTTTCGTCGCCGCACTGGGATCAACGCTGCTGACAGCCATTGCATGTTTAGCAAAGGGGGAGTCCCAGATTTTCACCAGTAGGAAACCGCGCTGCTGATAGGTTTGATCCAGATCGATGCGACCCCAGCCGTGGGTCTGCCAACACTGCTGCAACGATTGCAAAAATTCAATCATCGGCAAGTCCGCTAGGGGCTGATGGTAGTAGTCGGAGAGATCTTCACAGAACCGGGCATAGAAGTTTTTGCCCCACCAACGACCACAGTTGAAGAGGACAAGGCGGGTTGCCTGTCCCGTTTCCTTATACAAGCCGGCATAAATCGCCTGCAGGAGGGGTTCGGGCATCGCCAAAAGTCTTGCCCCACGTCGATTTTCCAGCAGACCAAGTTCTAAATCACTGTGAACGTAGGCATCGGCCACGAAAAAATTACTGGGGATGCGGTTATCAACCAACAAATCAGCAACGGAAACCATAGGACCCTACCCTTATAGTCGCAATACTATCGCAATCACATCGTACGGATCGCCAACCTGTCGCTATCACACGCTTAGCCAATCCTTTCGTGAGTGTCATAACATCTGGCGCACAGCTAGCCTCTCCTGCTACCTCCCAATACCGACCCACTAGGCAGTGACGGAGGAACCAGGATTTAAAACAGCATCCCGCGCCGTCACCAGGAACGGTTGCAAAAAACTCATGGATTTGGGACCCAGGGCTTGGGTCAGGGCCTTTTCCAAATGGCGATAGAGGGCACGATCGATCGCCTGGGTGTTATAGACCTGCACGTTACGACTCAGCCAACCCAGCAGACGCTCCTGGATGAAGGTGACATCATCCAGCAACATGGACATGGCACAGTAGCGAACAACGAGGAGCGTATTCTTGATGCTGCGTTCCAGGTCTACGGTTGAGACTTGGGGCATTTCGATCTGAACCTGATCGACGGCTTGTTGCATAATCGTAACTTCTTGATCGCGCAGACGGCGGTAGGTTTCGAGTCGATCGGGTAGGGAATTGACATATTTATCCAAGAGGACCAATTCCTCAGGTTTGAGATATCGGTTTTCTGCCTGATCTAATAGGGCTTCAATTTGTGGGTGCATAGATTCGCTCCAGTGCAGACAGGTGCCAGAAATAGTTGGTCGTGAACGGCGTCAATTGACGATAGCCAACGCTGTCAGACAGGGCTGACTTAGCCAGGCTAAGTTCCCTAGAATAGACTCGAAAAGTCGTCAACAGTAAGGTCAGATCCCTGACTCTCGGCAATCGGGATAGCCTCTTCTAGGGGGATAGGTGCCGCAATCGCCTTGCCATCCCAGGGGATGGCATTCATAAACTGGCTAACGGTTAAGGTTAAGCTGAGCGGGCCGCCGGTCTCAAGCGAAGTTCGCTTCAATTCCTGGACAGCTAGGGGTTGATCATCCCAATTGACTGCTCCAAAAAACTGCTGCACTGTTAGCGTCAGCCATGCCCGATCAGGGGCCGTCAGCGCCGCACCGTTGCGGCTTGCAGGTGAGGTCAGCGTATTCATCCCAAGCGCTCCCCAGACCGTAGCCGTTTTTCAATATCCCTTGCCGTTGCGCCTTCATTCAACCAGAAGGCAGCAGCATCAATCCGATCCTGTCCCCCAATCAGAAACTTGCAGTAGGTTTCCCCCATTGAATAGCACTGAATTTCAATGCAACTCAGTTGTTTTTTGACCAGTTCAGTAAAAAAACCGGCAAATAAACCCGCATAGATGTGGCAAACTGGTTTGCCGACATCACCTAAGGTACGGGCAACAGCGGAGTCGAACAGGTTAATGAAAAGAAAACCTTGTTTACGATCGCCCATATCGACTTCCCAACGTCCCCAGCCTTGGGAGGTGAAGGGCCACCACCAAGTTTCTAGCAGAAAGAGAAGATTGGTTTGGCGGATATTGCGCTCGAATTCCCGCTCGAACCATTTCTCGAAAAAGAAGGCATCCCGCTGGCCCCACTCGCAACCAATGGTATACATAATGGCAGCAGACGCATCGCCAACTTCTTCTTCCAACCCTTCCACCAGGCCAATAATAAAATCCTCTGTGGCTAAAATATTTTGGGCACCATTCCAATCAACAATTGTGCCTTTCTCAGTGTCAAACTTAAAGAAGTCACGGAATCCGTAATGGTTATGCTTTTTCGGATTCTTCCGTTGCGGTGTGGCTGTTTGTGCAGTTGCGTTGACCATAATGTTGCCTAGCGGTTACCAATACATTTGAAGATAGATTTAAAGACTGACAGCCCCTTCCAACACCTGCCGCCTGCGAGACGGCTGCTTGAAAGTGGCCTGTTTGCCGGATGCACAACCCCAAAATCCTGAGAAAAGTAAGCCTGAACAAACTCGAATGCCCCCAGTGATTTCCCCATTACAATACGGGGTGACGTTTTCTTGCTCCGGGCGATCGCCAGCCTGAGTGGGTATATTACTCCCTCCACGATAACCTAAGCCTTAACGGCTGGGCGGGTATTCACCCATCAGTTCGTCGCTGGCCCCAGGCAACACCCCCTTGGGAGAACTGGGGGAGAACTGTCCAGTATTTTACTGACCCCGATCCGGGTCAACCGTTGAGCTGTAACAATGCTTAATCCCTGACCCTAGGGGATATACAGAAGTCTGATGCAGGACAGTAGTACTGGACACAAGGTCCCGATGCGGCTAGCGCCTTCGCCTGCCTGATACAGCTTTTACCTAATTTACTCAGTACACCATTCAGGTTTAGAGCTTGATCCGAGCGGCCTCCCTCATCCTCCAACCCCTTCGCCCACAAGGGGCGAAGGGGAGCCGGATTTTCAAGTCCCTTTCCGGCTCTGGGAGAGGAATTTAGGGTGAGGGCCGCACCCGTGGGCGGCACCCAGCTTACCCAGGGAAAACTGGCCTTTATGATTGGGGTAAAGGCTGTACTATAGTCATTACAATTTAGGCTGAAACAGCCCCCTCACCCCCAGCCCCTCTCCCAGAGCGGGAGCGATGACTGAAAAACTGTATCGTTCTTATTTGGATTGACCATATCCCTACCGCTCTCTCCGTCTGAGGGTCGCGATCGTTCATGCAAGGCTACCAATTTGCCAGGGATACTTTGAATAACCCTAGTCTGAACCACTCAAACCGGCTGTCTGCCTAAATTGAGCCGGACTCTTTTGCCAGGGATACTTTGAATAACCCTAGTCTGAACCCCTATGAAACTACTCTTTATTCGCCACGCCCAGTCGATCGGGAATCAGGAAAAACGGATGCAAGGCCAAGCAGATTTTGCCCTCTCGGCTGAGGGGCATACTCAGGCGGAACGGTTGGCCCAGCGCCTGCTGGCCGAATCCTGGATTCCCACCTATGTCTATAGCAGTCCCCTCAAACGGGCGGCACAAACGGCGGCCATTTTGATCAATCATTTCCAAACGGCTCCCTTGCCCGCAGCGGTAAGCGATCTGATCGATAGTGCTGATGCCCCACCCTTAGAAAGTGGTACCAAGCCCAGTGTTTGCCCCCCCATCCCCCTGGAGTATGCGGATGAATTGATGGAGTTCCAGAATGGGATTTTTGCTGGGCTAACTTGGGCTGAGGCCCAACAACAGTATCCCGACTTGTGCCAGCAGTTGAGCGCTTCCCTGGACTGGATTCAAATCCCAGGGGCCGAAGCCTTAACCACTGCCCGGGGCCGTGCCCGCCAATTTATCCAACGCTTACTCAGTCGGCATACTGATAGCGATCGCCTTTGGATTGTGTCCCACAGTTGGATTATGCAGCACTTGATTGCCGAACTGATGAACTGCGAGCGCTCCTGGCGACTCCATGCCAAAAATACGGCTTTGTTTGAATTTTGGCTTGATCGCAATCGCTGGTACGCTACGGACGAGAATCAGCGGTTTAATACCGAACTCTGGCAAATCCATCGTTTTAATGACTGCCGCCACCTGGGTTAAGGGGTGGCTTGACGGCGCCTCTGCGCTTCCTGGAGGGCCAGTTCACTGTTCTGGCGATAGCGTTGGGTGCGATCCTGGGCAACGGCATAGCGAGGGTCCTGGCTGGGAACAGTCGCCATCAGGTCAGACGCCTGCTGCCAGCGGGCGGCTAGCTCTAACCATTGGGCTGGCAGTTGGGCCGTTTTGCCAGCAGCGGTGGCCTGTTCAGCCAAACGCACGGCCTCAGCAAACGGATCGGCATTGGCGGCGATCGCGGATACCGTCGGGGCAGCCGCCGTGATCTTAGCGGTGGGGGTGGGAGCCACGGTGGGGGTGGGTGCGGGAGCCGACGAGCGTGGGAAAAACCGCGGCTGAAGCCCCCATTGCCAGATGGCCCAGCCCCCTAATCCCAGCAAAATCGTGATCCCAATGCCTCCCAGGAGACCCCGGCGGCAGGGATGGTGGTTGCGGTGGTAATGGGGCAGAACGGGTTGGGTAGACGTCACCAAGGGAGGATTCGGAGCCTTTTTGGCCTTGAGATCTTCGAGCCAGAGGGCGATCGGGTTCGGCTTGCGGAGGGTAATTTCTTCCGACCAGAGTAATTGGTTCTCTGGATCACGGCTGATTTCTTCGAGCCAGAGCAGTTGTTGCTCCCGTGCCAGCCGACTGTTGATATTGACCCGGCGAATATTACGAGGGGCGATCGCCTCCAGAATCTCACGAATCTGATTGACTAAGGTGGTTTGGGCTAACTGGTCCGCACTGGCTGCTTCACATAACAGTTGCAGCACCCCATCGGCAAAAATCGCCCGCGTCCTCACCCCAAAAACCGCCAAACGTTCATTCAACACCTGAATGATGGCCGCAACACTGCCTCGCCGTGCCTGTTGGGCAATGCCCTCGGATGAATTCACCATCTTGCCTTTAGCTGCGATATTGACCATTCATTAGCGAGTCCTAGAGAACCTCTGGGTTTAAGGGTATTCTGGCCAGGGAGTCGTCTACCTGGGTTTCAGATTAGGCTGCGTTTCAGGTTAGGGGGGGTGGCCAATCCTTCGCCCCTGGGTAGCCCGGATACGATTAAGCCTGTACCGCAATCACCTGCATTTCGACCCATTTCCGTAACCAAAATCTACCTCACTCCCGCTTTCTCCACAAGTCAATTCTGGCTGGATCGCTCTGCTCAGGGCGAACTTTAGCACACAATAGGGCTATGTCCACTCTCCCGCCCCACTGGCAACTTGTACCCAGGGTTTCTCCTCCAGATGGGTTTGTAAAGGCCGTGCAAACCTATGTTAAAGAGGCTGCCGGTCTACGGTATCCGGCTGGCTACTTTGTTGCCCAGCTCCTGTGGCAACGGGGCATCCAGACTGAAACAGCGCTGGCCCAATTTGTGGATGTCAATTCCTACCCAGTGACTGACCCGCGGGCGTTTGGGGTTGAAATGGAGTGGGCGATCGCCCGTCTGCAGCAGGCCATCACCCGGCAGGAAACCGTCGCGATCTGGGGGGATTTTGATGCTGATGGGGTGACGGCGACGGCTGTCTTGTGGGAAGGGTTGCGTCCCTTTTTCCCTGAACCTGGGCAGTTGCATTACTTTATCCCGAATCGCCTGCGGGAATCCCATGGGTTGTCGCGATCGGGGCTGCGGGATCTAGCCAACCGCGGGTGTCGCCTGATCATTACCTGTGATACGGGTAGTACCAACCAGGAGGAGATTGCCTATGCCCAGACCCTAGGTCTTGAGGTCATTGTGACCGATCACCACACCCTCCCCGCTCAACGCCCGCCGGTGGTGGCAATCGTCAATCCCCGCAGCCTCCCCCCGGAGCATCCCTTGGCCCACCTCTCCGGGGTGGCGGTGGCCTATAAGCTCCTGGAGGCCCTCTATCAGGCCATGCCAGATCGGAATACGCAACCGTTAGCGGATTTACTTGATCTGGTGGCGATCGGCCTGATTGCGGATCTAGTCGCCCTTAAGGGGGATTGCCGCTACTTGGCCCAGCGGGGAATTGCCTGTCTGCAAACCCTCCAGCAGCATCCCGATCGGCGACCAGGGGTGCACCGGTTGTTGGCACTCTGCCGCCGTACGGGCGATCGGCCTATGGACATTGCCTTTGGTCTGGGGCCTCGCATTAACGCCGTTAGCCGGATTCAGGGGGATGCCCATGCTTGTGTGGAATTGCTCACCAGCCGCGATCGCGATCGCGCTCACCACCTGGCTGAACAGGCGGAACTCCTCAACACCCGCCGCAAAGCCCTGCAAAGGGATATCTTGAACCAGGCGATCGCCCAACTTGCGGCGCTGGATCTTTCAACCACCCATGTGATTGTCCTGGCTGAAGTGGGCTGGCCCGTAGGGATCCTGGGTCTAGTCGCCGGTCAACTAGCTCAACAAACGGGACGCCCCACAATTCTCCTCAGCCTTGATCCACCGGTCTTGGGTGCGGCAGAACCAAGTGCCCACAATCGGGATGGGCGGGCTGATCCAGCGGATCAATTACCTAATCGCCCCTGGGCGCAACCCGCCCCTACCCCATGCAATGGTCGTCTGGCGCGTGGGTCTGCCCGCTCTGTTAATCACATCGATCTCTATCAATTGGTTAAAGGCCAAGAACATTTGTTGACCAGTTTTGGTGGGCATCCCTTTGCGGCGGGGCTTTCCTTACCGGTTGAGAATTTACCGCTCTTTACGGAAGCGATTAACCAACAACTGCGCCAGCAGACCCTTGCCCCGCTGGGTCCAATCATTACGGTGGATTTAACTGTGACTGTGGCTGATTTAGGGAAAGCCCTGTTTAAGGAGCTGAAATTATTGGAACCCTGCGGGATGGGCAATCCGGTTCCCCAGCTCTTGCTCCAAAATGTGTGGTTTGAGCAGGTGAGAAAGGTTTATATCACAGATGCCACGGGTCAAAAGCTGCCCTACCTCAAAACCGAATTTTTAGTCCGGGATGCGTCTACCGCCGAGGGATTTCCAGGCATCTGGTGGGGACATGCTGCCGAGGAACTGCCCACTGGTCGCTGTGATGTGATCGTGGAACTGGACTTTAACGCGGCTCAGAAGGTCTACCACGTGCGGTTAATTGATGTCCGGGCTAGCTCTGTAGTCGATACCCCAGCCGCGATCGGGGCAAGTTCAGCGTTGGCTCAGGAGTTGGATTGGCTGCTAGACTGGCGGGACGGGATCCCTGATCGCCCAAGTGAGATGACCAACCCTCTGATCGTCAGAACCTACCCTACCTACTGGCATGATTTAGTACCCTGGTTGGAGCAAGCCCTGGTTACTCAACGACCCCTAGCGATCGCCTTCCCGCCACCGGTTGAAGTTGACCCGATCGCCCTGTGGCAACAGTTGCTTGGTATGGCTAAATACCTGAGTCGTACCCACCAGCCGATCGTCCGCGCGGATTGGGCTAAAGCCTTGGGGATCCAGCCGGTTGTTTTAGACGCTGGGGTAGCCGCCCTGGCAACCCTAGGCTTCCAGTTAGAGGCCCAGCCGCCGCGAGCGTTCGTGCTGCGGTGTTCGACATCGGATCGTCAGCCAGAACCGGTGATTCGCTCAGCGATCGATCGTTTTTTGACCATTTTTCAGGAAAACCAGTTTCGCCAGCGGTATTTCTACGAAGCCCCCTGGCCAACCATTCAAGCAATGGTGATCCAAATGCTGCATAGCCGTCGGGACCCAGCGCTGTCACCACCGGGTTAAGCTTCGGAAACCACCCCCCTGCCCCTGATTGCCTGACAAAACTCGAACGGCCCTTACCCCAACCCCTCTCCCAGAGCAGCCGAGGTGCTCATCGAGCCAGGGCCTGGAGGTGAAGTCCCTACGCCCCTGGTGGGAGAAGGGATTGAGGGATGAGGGGCAAAGATCGGTCAGTCAACCAGCAGGGGGCTTAAAACACCCGGTCCGCAAATTGCATACTTTTTTGAAGCTAAAGGTTATGAATTGTTACATAATAGACGCAACACCTTTCTAGAAAATTCGC
This DNA window, taken from Trichothermofontia sichuanensis B231, encodes the following:
- a CDS encoding globin family protein, whose protein sequence is MHPQIEALLDQAENRYLKPEELVLLDKYVNSLPDRLETYRRLRDQEVTIMQQAVDQVQIEMPQVSTVDLERSIKNTLLVVRYCAMSMLLDDVTFIQERLLGWLSRNVQVYNTQAIDRALYRHLEKALTQALGPKSMSFLQPFLVTARDAVLNPGSSVTA
- a CDS encoding V4R domain-containing protein; translation: MVNATAQTATPQRKNPKKHNHYGFRDFFKFDTEKGTIVDWNGAQNILATEDFIIGLVEGLEEEVGDASAAIMYTIGCEWGQRDAFFFEKWFEREFERNIRQTNLLFLLETWWWPFTSQGWGRWEVDMGDRKQGFLFINLFDSAVARTLGDVGKPVCHIYAGLFAGFFTELVKKQLSCIEIQCYSMGETYCKFLIGGQDRIDAAAFWLNEGATARDIEKRLRSGERLG
- a CDS encoding YbhB/YbcL family Raf kinase inhibitor-like protein, with protein sequence MQLISPVFHSQGSIPPQYTCDGQDLSPPLRWDDVPTATQSLALICDDPDAPGRTFVHWVVFNLPADCRSLPEGVPNTPTLSEGGSQGINDFGKLGYGGPCPPRGSHRYFFKLYALDRVLDLQPGATKSQVSAAMQDHILAEAQLMGYYERSR
- a CDS encoding serine/threonine-protein kinase; this encodes MAGNLYARSIRISNYRLLGLVGQGQFGRVFCAIHRKSGQMVALKELKHERFPTHKFLRELRFLLSLQHPNIVTCQALEHTANGRYLVMDYCESGTLRNLILEEARLHPAHSLKLVMDILLGLEHAHSRGIVHCDIKPENILLQIQPTGWLGRISDFGIAQLSQDLHQDFNTTGSPAYMAPERFYGQYSPASDLYAVGIILFELLVGERPFSGTPADLMSAHLNRPVQIPAFIPEPLQGVIRKALQKLMGRRFHSAAEMLADLRSAAQATGWSLDIGTAASTVPLFCRLPHQPVAAPAAALATASPTDLPSPLHLTFTALRQEPLKAPICDLRVQFLPATPQQGATETLYCLSRQWVYCRTFMPGLLTGQEVQRSVCHLPMPAQSLTIFQGRYLAQPSGDCFAITAQGLYHIPFPAPAGRMPSTSLETILVYPRCVLSQETDSAIAIDPHGYWLAAAPLLPSTPKSPLWLWPWPSLTPQRNLECRASQIAQIIPLDSAHGVAISYRHRAQASRFEVFNRRGRLLGSLNVPVMTGRFFQGIKPYRLMTYESLAVDTCLKMACPLEYGPYPASLLVLDLKPFRVMRLPVAIIPKLVAAAPWGYVLADTAGTLLFLDGSGQEIGQIAGPGQPTAITCFGKHGLLLATWDETTHSGCLYTVDLRQLNLDLLF
- a CDS encoding single-stranded-DNA-specific exonuclease RecJ — encoded protein: MSTLPPHWQLVPRVSPPDGFVKAVQTYVKEAAGLRYPAGYFVAQLLWQRGIQTETALAQFVDVNSYPVTDPRAFGVEMEWAIARLQQAITRQETVAIWGDFDADGVTATAVLWEGLRPFFPEPGQLHYFIPNRLRESHGLSRSGLRDLANRGCRLIITCDTGSTNQEEIAYAQTLGLEVIVTDHHTLPAQRPPVVAIVNPRSLPPEHPLAHLSGVAVAYKLLEALYQAMPDRNTQPLADLLDLVAIGLIADLVALKGDCRYLAQRGIACLQTLQQHPDRRPGVHRLLALCRRTGDRPMDIAFGLGPRINAVSRIQGDAHACVELLTSRDRDRAHHLAEQAELLNTRRKALQRDILNQAIAQLAALDLSTTHVIVLAEVGWPVGILGLVAGQLAQQTGRPTILLSLDPPVLGAAEPSAHNRDGRADPADQLPNRPWAQPAPTPCNGRLARGSARSVNHIDLYQLVKGQEHLLTSFGGHPFAAGLSLPVENLPLFTEAINQQLRQQTLAPLGPIITVDLTVTVADLGKALFKELKLLEPCGMGNPVPQLLLQNVWFEQVRKVYITDATGQKLPYLKTEFLVRDASTAEGFPGIWWGHAAEELPTGRCDVIVELDFNAAQKVYHVRLIDVRASSVVDTPAAIGASSALAQELDWLLDWRDGIPDRPSEMTNPLIVRTYPTYWHDLVPWLEQALVTQRPLAIAFPPPVEVDPIALWQQLLGMAKYLSRTHQPIVRADWAKALGIQPVVLDAGVAALATLGFQLEAQPPRAFVLRCSTSDRQPEPVIRSAIDRFLTIFQENQFRQRYFYEAPWPTIQAMVIQMLHSRRDPALSPPG
- a CDS encoding V4R domain-containing protein, translating into MVSVADLLVDNRIPSNFFVADAYVHSDLELGLLENRRGARLLAMPEPLLQAIYAGLYKETGQATRLVLFNCGRWWGKNFYARFCEDLSDYYHQPLADLPMIEFLQSLQQCWQTHGWGRIDLDQTYQQRGFLLVKIWDSPFAKHAMAVSSVDPSAATKRPVCFLEAGVLSAFFSQLTGRDLHCVQTACESLGAECNIFVLGLRDRLLAAEEMVNQNMDHAAIMKSLCGES
- a CDS encoding histidine phosphatase family protein, which gives rise to MKLLFIRHAQSIGNQEKRMQGQADFALSAEGHTQAERLAQRLLAESWIPTYVYSSPLKRAAQTAAILINHFQTAPLPAAVSDLIDSADAPPLESGTKPSVCPPIPLEYADELMEFQNGIFAGLTWAEAQQQYPDLCQQLSASLDWIQIPGAEALTTARGRARQFIQRLLSRHTDSDRLWIVSHSWIMQHLIAELMNCERSWRLHAKNTALFEFWLDRNRWYATDENQRFNTELWQIHRFNDCRHLG